From the Opitutus sp. ER46 genome, one window contains:
- the aroQ gene encoding type II 3-dehydroquinate dehydratase, translating into MKKIAILNGPNLDRLGKREPEIYGHTTLADLEQALRAEFGAVAQLEFFQSNHEGALIDKVAALADAKFDGLVLNAGALTHTSVALRDALLGAHLPAVEVHISNIYKREEFRHTSLTAPACIAVITGLGLEGYHAAIRFLLKR; encoded by the coding sequence ATGAAGAAGATCGCCATCCTCAACGGCCCGAATCTGGACCGGCTCGGCAAACGCGAACCGGAGATCTACGGCCACACCACGCTCGCCGACCTGGAACAGGCCCTGCGCGCGGAGTTCGGCGCCGTCGCCCAGCTCGAGTTCTTCCAGTCCAACCACGAGGGCGCGCTCATCGACAAGGTCGCCGCCCTGGCCGACGCGAAGTTCGACGGTCTGGTCCTCAACGCCGGAGCACTCACACACACGAGCGTGGCCCTGCGCGATGCCCTGCTCGGCGCCCATCTGCCCGCCGTCGAGGTGCACATCTCGAACATCTACAAGCGCGAGGAATTCCGGCACACGTCGCTCACCGCCCCCGCCTGCATCGCGGTGATCACCGGCCTCGGCCTCGAGGGCTACCACGCGGCCATCCGTTTCCTGCTCAAGCGCTGA
- a CDS encoding transcription termination/antitermination NusG family protein, with translation MTDCLWLVCHTKPRCEKKFAALMKAEKFEHYLPLIDSRREYAQQTKVFTKPLFPGYVFARVPVELKARIYQQDLLARAIVVEDEAKFLRQLADVKAIVESGLELSVMPLLTKGRRVKITGGPLHGVEGYVDDPAKPQGVVVSIDVLRQGLLVKVPAEFLLALP, from the coding sequence ATGACCGACTGTCTCTGGCTCGTCTGCCACACCAAGCCGAGGTGTGAGAAGAAGTTCGCCGCGCTGATGAAGGCGGAGAAGTTCGAACACTACCTTCCGCTCATCGACAGCCGCCGCGAGTACGCGCAGCAGACCAAGGTCTTCACCAAGCCGCTTTTCCCGGGCTACGTGTTCGCCCGCGTCCCCGTCGAGCTGAAGGCCCGCATCTACCAGCAGGACCTGCTCGCCCGCGCCATCGTCGTCGAGGACGAGGCGAAGTTTCTGCGCCAGCTCGCCGACGTGAAGGCGATCGTCGAGTCCGGCCTCGAGCTCAGCGTGATGCCGCTCCTGACGAAGGGCCGGCGCGTGAAGATCACCGGCGGACCGCTGCATGGCGTCGAGGGCTACGTCGACGATCCGGCCAAGCCGCAGGGCGTCGTTGTTTCGATCGACGTGCTCCGGCAGGGCCTGCTCGTCAAGGTGCCGGCCGAGTTTCTCCTCGCCCTGCCCTGA
- a CDS encoding DUF1015 family protein, with translation MRIHPFRGLVPTPAQASNVACVPYDVVNAEEAAALAAGRPHSLLHVDRAEIDLPPGTDPYSEAVYRKARENFQALQQAGVLVRESEPCLYIYQQQMGAHVQRGIVAGCHVEDYDTGLIKRHEKTRKDKEDDRTRLIDTISADTGPVFLTYRDNAAVTALVEAKTREKPLHDFIAPDGIRHTVWRVPGGADWVQAFGAVPVTYIADGHHRAASAARVARLRRERNLRHTGNEDYNWFLCVLFPAKELKILPYNRIVADLNGLSPTDFLARVRATFGLDENASASPQATGQVSMYFAGKWYGLRMPVDPAAGPVERLDVSVLQDKLLAPLLGIADPRTSKRVDFVGGIRGTGELVKRVDADGGVAFSMFPVTLDQLMDIADAGQIMPPKSTWFEPKLRSGLFVHTF, from the coding sequence ATGCGTATCCATCCGTTTCGTGGTCTCGTTCCGACTCCAGCCCAGGCATCCAATGTCGCGTGTGTGCCCTATGATGTGGTGAACGCCGAAGAGGCCGCCGCCCTGGCCGCCGGCCGGCCGCACAGCCTGCTGCATGTGGATCGGGCGGAGATCGATCTTCCCCCCGGCACCGACCCGTACAGCGAGGCCGTTTACCGCAAGGCGCGGGAGAACTTCCAGGCGCTGCAGCAGGCGGGCGTGCTGGTCCGGGAGAGCGAACCCTGCCTCTACATCTATCAGCAGCAGATGGGCGCGCATGTGCAGCGCGGCATCGTGGCCGGGTGTCACGTCGAGGACTACGACACCGGCCTGATCAAGCGCCACGAGAAGACCCGCAAGGACAAGGAGGACGATCGCACGCGGCTGATCGACACGATCAGCGCCGACACCGGGCCGGTGTTCCTGACCTATCGGGACAACGCGGCCGTGACGGCGCTGGTGGAGGCGAAGACGCGCGAAAAGCCGTTGCACGACTTCATCGCGCCCGACGGGATTCGCCACACGGTGTGGCGGGTGCCGGGTGGAGCGGACTGGGTGCAGGCGTTCGGAGCGGTACCGGTGACCTACATCGCCGACGGCCACCACCGGGCGGCGAGTGCCGCGCGCGTGGCGCGCCTGCGGCGGGAACGTAATCTGCGCCACACGGGCAACGAGGATTACAACTGGTTCCTCTGTGTGCTGTTCCCCGCGAAGGAACTGAAGATTCTCCCGTACAACCGCATCGTGGCTGACCTCAACGGGCTCTCGCCGACGGACTTCCTGGCCCGCGTGCGGGCGACGTTCGGCCTGGACGAGAATGCCTCCGCGAGTCCGCAGGCCACGGGGCAGGTGAGCATGTATTTCGCCGGGAAATGGTATGGGTTGCGCATGCCGGTGGATCCTGCCGCCGGTCCGGTCGAGCGACTCGACGTGAGCGTGCTGCAGGACAAGCTGCTGGCCCCGCTGCTCGGCATCGCCGATCCGCGGACGAGCAAGCGCGTCGACTTTGTCGGCGGCATTCGCGGCACCGGTGAGTTGGTGAAGCGCGTTGATGCCGACGGAGGTGTGGCCTTCTCGATGTTCCCCGTGACGCTCGACCAGTTGATGGACATCGCCGACGCCGGACAGATCATGCCGCCGAAGAGCACGTGGTTTGAGCCGAAGCTGCGGTCGGGTCTCTTCGTTCATACGTTCTAG
- the ykgO gene encoding type B 50S ribosomal protein L36: MKVVSSIKSAKKRHPACQVVRRKGKIYVINKVEPRYKARQG; the protein is encoded by the coding sequence ATGAAAGTTGTCTCCTCCATCAAATCGGCCAAGAAGCGTCACCCGGCCTGCCAGGTGGTTCGCCGCAAGGGCAAGATTTACGTCATCAACAAGGTCGAGCCGCGGTACAAGGCCCGCCAAGGTTAA
- a CDS encoding Nif3-like dinuclear metal center hexameric protein has protein sequence MAKLSDLVTYCDQRTRRTLFKDAPGAFNGLQVANSGRVTRIGAAVDAGVAPFREAVARGIDFLLVHHGLYWDMPRPLTGPVYERFAVLMKGDCALYSNHLPLDGHPEIGNNALLARQMGLQPKRPFLVRDGQPIGWIAPHRGPRSQLRAKLEKEYARVVAIEYGSASPKAVAFCSGSGNSAIPELAAAGVDTLVTGELREEWFNRAQEEKLNLYLCGHYATEVHAVRALAAELAAKFRLPWEFIATDNPL, from the coding sequence ATGGCGAAGCTCTCCGATCTCGTGACATACTGTGACCAGCGCACCCGCCGCACCTTGTTCAAGGACGCGCCGGGCGCGTTTAACGGCCTGCAGGTGGCGAACAGCGGCCGCGTCACCCGCATCGGCGCCGCGGTGGATGCCGGCGTCGCGCCGTTCCGCGAAGCCGTCGCCCGCGGCATCGACTTCCTCCTCGTGCATCACGGGCTCTACTGGGACATGCCGCGCCCGCTCACCGGCCCGGTGTACGAGCGCTTCGCCGTGCTGATGAAGGGCGACTGCGCGCTCTACTCGAATCACCTGCCGCTCGACGGGCACCCGGAGATCGGCAACAACGCGCTGCTCGCCCGCCAGATGGGGCTCCAGCCGAAGCGTCCGTTCCTGGTCCGCGACGGTCAGCCGATCGGCTGGATCGCCCCGCATCGCGGCCCGCGCAGCCAACTGCGGGCGAAGCTGGAAAAGGAATACGCGCGCGTCGTCGCGATCGAATACGGCTCCGCCTCGCCCAAGGCGGTCGCGTTCTGCAGCGGCTCGGGCAACAGCGCCATTCCTGAACTGGCGGCGGCCGGCGTCGACACCCTCGTGACCGGCGAACTCCGCGAGGAATGGTTCAACCGCGCACAGGAGGAGAAGCTCAACCTGTATCTGTGCGGGCATTATGCCACCGAGGTTCACGCCGTGCGGGCGCTCGCGGCCGAACTCGCGGCGAAGTTCCGGCTCCCCTGGGAGTTCATCGCCACCGACAATCCCCTCTAG
- a CDS encoding 3-oxoacyl-[acyl-carrier-protein] synthase III C-terminal domain-containing protein yields MFLHALATAVPDTAYTQEECWQLAQQSRLRERLSRRSLLILQSILRREPSVERRHFAMPEIAGVFERSADELNAVFRTAAPRLAGDALQRALAAADLKPDQIDALLVCTCTGYLCPGVSSYVAEQLGLRPNAFLQDLVGLGCGAAIPTLRAANALTAANPDAVVACIAVEVCSAAFYLDDDPGVIISACLFGDGAAASLWCGRPPLHRPRLRAFDFNTVHRPEHRDQLRFEQRDGKLRNLLAPAVPSLAAAAVGELWRHRGDRPVARVVSHGGGRDVLEALAPVLAPHDLAVSAHVLRTHGNMSSPSVLFALAETLESGPPNGAGDFWLVSFGAGFAAHSCRLGAA; encoded by the coding sequence ATGTTCCTGCACGCCCTCGCCACCGCGGTCCCTGACACCGCCTACACCCAGGAGGAGTGCTGGCAACTGGCCCAGCAATCCCGGCTGCGCGAGCGGCTCAGCCGACGTTCGCTGCTGATCCTGCAATCGATCCTGCGTCGGGAGCCCAGCGTGGAACGCCGCCATTTTGCCATGCCCGAAATTGCCGGCGTGTTCGAGCGCAGCGCGGACGAACTCAACGCCGTGTTTCGAACCGCCGCGCCGCGCCTGGCCGGTGACGCGCTGCAGCGCGCCTTGGCGGCGGCCGACCTCAAGCCCGACCAGATCGATGCCCTGCTCGTCTGCACCTGCACCGGCTATCTCTGCCCAGGCGTGTCCAGCTATGTCGCCGAACAACTCGGGCTCCGCCCCAATGCCTTCCTCCAGGACCTGGTCGGCCTCGGCTGCGGCGCGGCCATCCCGACGCTCCGCGCCGCCAACGCGCTGACGGCCGCGAACCCCGACGCCGTGGTGGCCTGTATCGCGGTCGAGGTGTGTTCCGCCGCGTTCTACCTGGACGACGATCCCGGCGTGATCATCAGCGCCTGCCTTTTCGGCGACGGCGCCGCCGCCTCGCTCTGGTGCGGCCGCCCGCCGTTGCACCGCCCACGGCTGCGCGCGTTCGACTTCAACACCGTCCATCGCCCCGAGCACCGCGACCAACTGCGTTTCGAGCAGCGCGACGGCAAGCTGCGCAACCTCCTCGCTCCCGCCGTGCCATCGCTCGCCGCCGCCGCCGTCGGCGAACTCTGGCGCCATCGCGGCGACCGCCCGGTCGCGCGCGTGGTTTCCCACGGCGGCGGCCGCGATGTCCTCGAGGCGCTGGCGCCCGTGCTCGCGCCGCACGATCTCGCCGTCAGCGCCCACGTGCTCCGCACGCATGGCAACATGAGCAGCCCCTCGGTCCTCTTTGCCCTCGCGGAAACGCTCGAGTCGGGTCCGCCCAACGGCGCGGGAGATTTCTGGCTGGTCAGTTTCGGTGCCGGCTTTGCCGCGCACAGCTGTCGGCTCGGGGCCGCGTGA
- a CDS encoding class I SAM-dependent methyltransferase yields MDRSLEPELLDSLPPDHPDALHNRRDIRLTNRAMGNHAWFARVLPTVVRPGERILEIGAGTGELIRRLAENGLAADGLDLWPPPPGWPADRVWHQADLRTFSRWAEYPVVVANLILHQFADAELRALGSALRHARVIAAREPARSRVSQVAYRCFAPIIGANHVSLHDAHVSIAAGFVGDELPRVLGLDAAAWDIQSGPAFLGAYVLLAVRRTP; encoded by the coding sequence ATGGATCGCTCGCTCGAGCCCGAGTTGTTGGATTCCCTGCCACCCGATCATCCGGACGCCCTCCACAACCGTCGCGACATCCGGCTCACGAACCGGGCCATGGGCAACCACGCCTGGTTCGCACGGGTCCTGCCCACCGTGGTTCGTCCCGGGGAGCGCATCCTCGAGATCGGCGCCGGCACGGGGGAACTGATCCGGCGGCTGGCCGAGAACGGCCTCGCGGCCGATGGCCTGGACCTGTGGCCTCCACCTCCCGGCTGGCCGGCCGACCGCGTGTGGCACCAAGCCGACCTGCGCACGTTTTCGCGCTGGGCGGAGTACCCGGTGGTGGTGGCGAACCTCATCCTGCACCAGTTTGCCGACGCCGAGCTGCGTGCGCTGGGCAGCGCCCTGCGCCACGCCCGCGTGATCGCCGCGCGCGAACCCGCCCGCAGCCGCGTCTCGCAGGTTGCCTATCGCTGCTTCGCTCCGATCATCGGCGCCAACCACGTCAGCCTGCACGACGCCCATGTCAGCATCGCGGCGGGTTTCGTCGGCGATGAACTGCCCCGCGTCCTTGGGCTCGACGCCGCGGCCTGGGACATCCAGAGCGGCCCCGCCTTCCTCGGGGCGTATGTGCTCCTGGCCGTTCGCCGAACGCCATGA
- the coaD gene encoding pantetheine-phosphate adenylyltransferase, whose translation MRHCIYPGTFDPITYGHMDVLQRAAKLFDRVTVAVAQNAGKHPLFSAEERMEMVLPNVARFPNVSVTIFTGLLVEFAMQQNADAIIRGLRALSDFEFEFNMALMNRHLQPKIETIFVMPNEQFSYTSSTLVKQVAAYGGDVKHFVPPNVREALHRTYSAQRE comes from the coding sequence ATGCGACACTGCATCTATCCGGGAACCTTCGACCCGATCACCTACGGCCACATGGACGTGCTCCAGCGCGCCGCCAAGTTGTTCGACCGGGTCACCGTCGCCGTGGCCCAGAATGCCGGCAAGCATCCGCTCTTCAGCGCGGAAGAACGCATGGAGATGGTGCTGCCCAACGTAGCCCGCTTCCCCAACGTGAGCGTCACGATCTTCACCGGCCTGCTGGTCGAGTTCGCCATGCAGCAGAACGCCGATGCGATCATCCGTGGTCTCCGCGCCCTGTCCGACTTCGAATTCGAATTCAACATGGCCCTGATGAACCGGCATCTGCAGCCGAAGATCGAAACGATCTTCGTAATGCCGAACGAGCAGTTCAGCTACACCAGCTCGACGCTGGTGAAGCAGGTCGCGGCCTACGGCGGCGACGTGAAGCACTTCGTGCCGCCGAACGTTCGCGAGGCCCTACACCGCACGTACAGCGCGCAGCGGGAGTAG
- a CDS encoding putative Na+/H+ antiporter: MLSPHTFGRLGLALLCLGVFAVAVPAAEPAGAPFPRALGEYATVDAPGLGATLLERARLEPFNVAASVIFLLAIVHTFLAARIRHLAHAVEERHAAELKRRMVTAAPPMDADGDGEPEEVSFKGQVLHFLGEVEAVFGIWALALAGAIAYFKGWLTVRDYIGHTVNFTEPMFVVVIMAIASTRPVLRFAEQSLRAVARLGRESTAAWWLAILVVAPLLGSFITEPAAMTIAALLLARQFYALKPSPRFCYATLGLLFVNVSVGGTLTHFAAPPVLMVAAPWRWDTLYMLQHFGWRAVIGIVAATGLYYLVFRREFARLDEVRAGLDSGARPHESVPAWITGVQLAFMAFTVLVAHYPPLFIGGFLFFLAFAQATAHHQGRLDLRPPLLVGFFLAGLVVHGGVQGWWIEPLLTRLGELPLFAGATVLTAFNDNAAITYLATLVPDFTEPMKQAVVAGAVTGGGLTVIANAPNPAGQSILQRYFPGGVSPLGLVAGALLPTLLMALSFRL; this comes from the coding sequence ATGTTGTCTCCCCACACCTTTGGACGACTCGGCTTGGCCCTGCTGTGCCTCGGTGTTTTCGCCGTGGCGGTACCGGCCGCGGAACCGGCGGGCGCGCCGTTTCCGCGCGCGCTGGGCGAGTATGCCACGGTGGATGCACCGGGTTTGGGGGCCACCTTGCTCGAGCGTGCGCGGCTCGAGCCGTTCAACGTGGCCGCGAGCGTCATCTTCCTGCTGGCGATCGTGCACACGTTCCTGGCGGCGCGCATCCGGCATCTGGCGCATGCCGTGGAAGAGCGTCACGCCGCGGAATTGAAGCGGCGGATGGTGACGGCGGCGCCGCCGATGGATGCGGACGGCGACGGTGAGCCCGAGGAGGTGAGTTTCAAAGGTCAGGTGCTGCACTTCCTGGGTGAAGTGGAGGCCGTCTTCGGTATCTGGGCCCTGGCCCTCGCCGGCGCGATCGCGTATTTCAAAGGTTGGCTCACGGTGCGTGATTACATTGGGCACACGGTCAATTTCACCGAGCCGATGTTCGTGGTCGTGATCATGGCGATCGCGTCCACCCGTCCGGTGCTCCGATTCGCGGAGCAGTCCCTGCGCGCCGTGGCCCGGCTCGGGCGGGAGTCCACGGCGGCCTGGTGGCTGGCGATCCTCGTCGTGGCGCCCCTGCTGGGGTCATTCATCACGGAGCCGGCGGCAATGACGATCGCGGCGCTGCTGCTGGCGCGGCAGTTCTATGCGCTGAAGCCGTCACCACGTTTCTGTTACGCGACGCTGGGACTCCTGTTCGTCAATGTCTCCGTGGGGGGCACGCTGACGCACTTTGCGGCGCCGCCGGTGCTGATGGTGGCCGCGCCGTGGCGATGGGACACGCTGTACATGCTGCAGCACTTCGGCTGGCGCGCGGTGATTGGCATCGTGGCGGCGACGGGCCTCTACTACCTGGTGTTTCGGCGGGAGTTCGCGCGGCTGGACGAGGTGCGGGCGGGACTCGATTCCGGGGCGCGACCGCACGAGTCGGTCCCGGCGTGGATCACAGGCGTGCAACTGGCGTTCATGGCGTTCACCGTGCTGGTGGCGCACTATCCGCCGCTGTTCATCGGGGGCTTTTTGTTCTTCCTGGCCTTCGCCCAGGCGACGGCGCACCACCAGGGGCGGCTCGACCTGCGTCCCCCGTTGCTCGTCGGTTTTTTCCTCGCGGGCCTGGTCGTTCACGGAGGGGTGCAAGGGTGGTGGATCGAGCCGCTGCTGACGCGGTTGGGCGAGTTGCCGCTGTTTGCCGGGGCGACGGTCCTGACGGCGTTCAACGACAATGCGGCGATCACGTATCTTGCCACCTTGGTGCCGGATTTCACCGAACCCATGAAGCAGGCAGTCGTGGCGGGGGCGGTGACGGGCGGTGGCCTGACCGTGATCGCCAACGCGCCCAACCCCGCTGGCCAGAGCATCCTGCAACGCTACTTCCCGGGTGGAGTTTCGCCTCTCGGACTGGTGGCCGGCGCCCTGCTCCCCACGCTGCTTATGGCGCTCTCGTTCCGGCTCTAA
- a CDS encoding cytidine/deoxycytidylate deaminase family protein, with protein sequence MNPASAPVPDSPTVPAVPVMPVDLIAEAAENFPHRPSWDEYFMATAVLMSSRSNCERLHVGCVIVTGGERKNRLVAAGYNGFLPGTPHVSRVRDGHEQATVHAEQNAIADAARRGSSVEGCVAYVTHYPCINCAKILAASGIAEVRYRLDYANDPLVAPLLADAGVKVLKL encoded by the coding sequence ATGAATCCCGCTTCCGCTCCCGTTCCCGATTCACCGACGGTGCCCGCCGTTCCTGTCATGCCGGTGGACCTCATTGCCGAGGCGGCCGAGAACTTTCCGCATCGTCCCTCGTGGGACGAGTACTTCATGGCCACGGCCGTGCTGATGTCGTCCCGCTCCAATTGCGAGCGGCTGCACGTCGGGTGCGTGATCGTCACGGGCGGCGAGCGCAAGAACCGCCTCGTCGCGGCCGGCTACAACGGCTTTCTCCCGGGGACGCCGCATGTCTCCCGGGTGCGCGACGGACACGAGCAGGCCACGGTGCATGCCGAGCAGAACGCGATCGCGGACGCCGCCCGCCGCGGCAGTTCGGTCGAAGGCTGCGTCGCCTACGTCACCCACTACCCGTGCATCAACTGCGCGAAGATTCTGGCCGCCTCCGGCATTGCCGAGGTGAGGTACCGTCTCGATTACGCCAACGATCCGCTGGTGGCACCGCTCCTGGCGGACGCCGGCGTGAAGGTCCTGAAACTTTGA
- the pgsA gene encoding CDP-diacylglycerol--glycerol-3-phosphate 3-phosphatidyltransferase has translation MSLPNLLTISRVPLMFAVVALMYADFQWAPTLAFWLFIVAGLTDWLDGKLARQWGEVSAFGRFMDAVIDKVLVIGLLIALVNGDYFMGHNITAMLLLLCILCREFAISGLRMATASKGLVVEADTGGKIKTFVQLNAIGWLMGAKMFAKDHREVFGGDEQIWIHVIQIVGISLYALSAVLTVTSGYSYFRRHGHVLFSK, from the coding sequence ATGTCACTTCCGAACCTGCTCACCATTTCGCGCGTGCCCCTCATGTTTGCCGTGGTCGCGCTGATGTACGCTGACTTTCAGTGGGCGCCGACGCTCGCTTTCTGGCTCTTCATCGTGGCGGGACTGACGGACTGGCTCGACGGCAAGCTGGCCCGGCAATGGGGCGAGGTTTCCGCGTTTGGCCGGTTCATGGACGCGGTCATCGACAAGGTGCTGGTCATCGGGCTGCTGATCGCGCTCGTAAATGGCGACTATTTCATGGGCCACAACATCACGGCCATGCTGCTGCTGCTGTGCATCCTCTGCCGGGAATTTGCGATTTCCGGCCTGCGCATGGCGACGGCCTCGAAGGGCTTGGTCGTGGAGGCGGACACGGGCGGGAAGATCAAGACGTTCGTCCAGCTCAACGCGATTGGCTGGCTGATGGGCGCGAAGATGTTCGCGAAGGATCACCGGGAGGTGTTCGGCGGCGATGAGCAGATCTGGATTCACGTGATCCAGATCGTGGGCATCTCGCTCTATGCCCTTTCGGCGGTGCTAACGGTGACGTCGGGCTACTCGTATTTCCGACGCCACGGTCACGTGTTGTTCTCGAAATAA
- a CDS encoding type B 50S ribosomal protein L31 codes for MKAEGHPNLNNVCFLDVATGRRFLTKSTMKSARKEQIDGEEYFVVLRDVTMDSHPAYTGEKRLVDTAGRVEKFTSKFKRGAKK; via the coding sequence ATGAAAGCCGAAGGCCACCCGAACCTGAACAACGTCTGCTTCCTCGACGTCGCTACCGGTCGCCGTTTCCTGACGAAGTCGACGATGAAGTCGGCCCGCAAGGAGCAGATCGATGGTGAGGAGTACTTTGTCGTCCTCCGGGACGTCACGATGGACTCGCATCCTGCGTACACCGGCGAAAAGCGCCTGGTCGACACCGCGGGCCGCGTCGAGAAGTTCACCTCGAAGTTCAAGCGCGGCGCGAAGAAGTAA
- a CDS encoding YqgE/AlgH family protein: MRERGTTKETLAGSLLLAHPAMRDPNFRRSVVLMSVHNADGAMGVVLNRPLRKRLGELSGDFALGPLADVPLYQGGPVQTDQLVLVAWESHPEGFRLHFGVDPAMAQQLVENGSAHIRGFLGYSGWSAGQLENEMQLRTWIVANVPEDLLNFSEEALWRTVLSREGVEWQLLANEPDHPELN; this comes from the coding sequence ATGCGCGAGCGAGGCACCACCAAGGAGACGCTGGCCGGCTCACTCCTGCTCGCCCACCCGGCGATGCGTGATCCGAATTTTCGGCGCAGTGTCGTGCTGATGTCGGTTCACAACGCCGACGGTGCAATGGGCGTCGTGTTGAATCGTCCGCTGCGGAAGCGGTTGGGCGAACTGAGCGGTGATTTTGCCCTCGGCCCGCTGGCGGACGTGCCGCTTTACCAAGGCGGTCCGGTGCAGACCGATCAACTGGTGCTGGTCGCGTGGGAGAGCCATCCGGAGGGCTTTCGGCTGCATTTCGGGGTCGACCCGGCGATGGCCCAGCAGTTGGTCGAGAACGGCTCCGCGCATATCCGTGGCTTTCTCGGCTATTCGGGATGGTCGGCCGGGCAGCTGGAAAACGAGATGCAACTGCGGACCTGGATCGTCGCGAACGTGCCCGAGGACCTCCTCAATTTCTCCGAAGAGGCCCTTTGGCGGACAGTGCTCAGCCGCGAGGGAGTGGAGTGGCAGCTGCTCGCCAACGAGCCTGACCATCCGGAGCTTAACTGA
- a CDS encoding phosphatidylglycerophosphatase A — protein MPPSSQGRAGRGGWIVALATLGPVGRKLPAPGTWGSLAGLLYFTVFFSRMTVFENLVASAVGFVVAALVCGLAEVRMGRTDPGEVILDEFVAMPLCFLGWPMLVQRWPVWAVLLGGFALFRLFDIVKPFGIRRLQAVRGGWGVAIDDTAAALVACASLHLAVRLLAVR, from the coding sequence ATGCCGCCATCCTCGCAGGGGCGCGCCGGCCGGGGAGGCTGGATCGTGGCGCTGGCCACCCTGGGGCCGGTGGGGCGAAAGCTGCCGGCGCCCGGCACCTGGGGATCGCTCGCGGGGCTGCTCTATTTCACGGTCTTCTTCTCGCGGATGACGGTGTTTGAGAACCTCGTCGCGAGCGCGGTGGGCTTCGTGGTCGCGGCCCTGGTCTGCGGCCTGGCCGAGGTGCGCATGGGGCGCACGGATCCCGGCGAAGTGATCCTCGATGAGTTTGTGGCGATGCCGCTTTGTTTTCTCGGCTGGCCGATGCTCGTGCAGCGCTGGCCCGTTTGGGCGGTGCTGCTCGGCGGCTTTGCGCTGTTTCGACTCTTCGACATTGTGAAGCCGTTCGGAATCCGTCGGCTGCAGGCAGTGCGGGGCGGCTGGGGCGTGGCGATCGATGACACTGCGGCGGCGCTGGTCGCGTGCGCCTCGCTGCATCTGGCGGTGCGACTGCTGGCCGTCCGCTGA